The Oncorhynchus nerka isolate Pitt River linkage group LG9a, Oner_Uvic_2.0, whole genome shotgun sequence genome has a segment encoding these proteins:
- the LOC115134792 gene encoding paraneoplastic antigen Ma6E-like, with protein sequence MCLHSPVRPVPASCTCRAKITIQPGRVVQALSSRPPVRLHHASTARSILCLHSSRFSHLSGAARAARQSGAAGTALHSGAAGIALHSGAAGIALHSGAAGIALHSGAAGIALHSGAAGIALHSGAAGITLHSGAVGISLHSGAAGVSLHSSAAGVSHLSGAAGISRPSGAAGISRPFGTRGKGPQSEARVAVPKVPLKWVRQLRCLYFNSKVR encoded by the coding sequence AtgtgtctgcacagcccagtgcgtcctgtgcctgcgTCCTGCACGTGCCGGGCTAAAatcaccatccagccaggacgggttgtgcaggcccttagttcgagacctccagtgcgcctccaccaCGCCTCCACGGCACGGTCTATCCTGTGCCTCCATTCCTCCaggttctcccacctgtccggggcagccagagccgcccgtcagtcaggagctgccggaaccgcccttcactccggtgctgccggaatcgcccttcactccggtgctgccggaatcgcccttcactccggtgctgccggaatcgcccttcactccggagctgccggaatcgcccttcactccggagctgccggaatcgcccttcactccggagctgccggaatcacccttcactccggcgctgtcGGAAtctcccttcactccggcgctgccggagtctcacttcactccagcgctgccggagtctcccacctatccggcgctgccggaatctcccgtccgtccggtgctgccggaatctcccgtccatttggGACCCGCggcaagggtccccagtccgaggcgAGGGTCGCCGTTCCCAAGGTGCCACTTAAGTGGGTTAGGCAACTCAGGTGTCTATACTTCAACAGCAAAGTTAGATAA